The Rhopalosiphum maidis isolate BTI-1 chromosome 2, ASM367621v3, whole genome shotgun sequence genome segment AACAGTATTATAGGAAATaaacaagtattttataaagtcaATATATACtgatgaataataacaattaaaaagaatgtttttttttttttttttttgtttgttttcttCCTCGAGTTTAGCATTACTATACATtacttaatatgataaaatgtatttagcataatttattatagtatcgtcgtatactaaaaataatatgcaatatacacttatttaaaatgtattctaaaagtaataagtcgagttcaaaattaattcaaacaaacgtttatattatgatttgtataaacatatagaatatagattcaaaataaatatactgatttatatatattttttagtatatttactaatgtatgatataaatttttttgttaatgtaATTACGTATAGGTACGCTTGATTTTACCAAAATGTTTAGGACACTGATTGACgcagctattattattatggttcaCATGCTTTATTTTTTGCAACATTGAATCAAAATTTAGCTTTCTTTTTGAAGAATTAGTGCATCTTGCATTATTATTCTCAACTACTTTCCATTATCTTGAcgacataacaataataacatttgagGTTGAcccaataacaatataatgaaaataaatagtttaattcatatataattagCAAACATAGCAGTATTCATAACCTGTCTAATTATGTGGattcattgaaatataatacatacttattatgtaCCATCAATAGATAGTTTTCGAGAAGGTGATCGATacctataattgtttttagacATGATATTTTGTTGCTTATTACTCATTTCAGTcccattacatttataataatatcttacatGGATTTATATTGGGAAGAACCAATATAAGGTGAGTATCAGaatcatcatcatcgtcgGTAGAATtgtctaaaacaaaaataaaaatacaatattatattataataactatattaatattatgttcaattttacttttattgtacatataattgTATCGGCGATTAATGTGGGAGAACAAGATATTTTTGGTGGTTTTATACTATGCACGGAAAGATTTTTTCTCGAGTCATAATTTATGACCATTCGGGCACCTtagctcaattttttttataacataattatttgtggCAATTTTTTTGGTTATTGTCAATTTCGGTTCAACTGCACTGGGAAAATGCAGGTATTCGCGACGAaatgatttacaaaaaaaaaaataaaatacacatacacaaaATCACCacaatgtttacatttattttaagttttgagtGTCCTGTAAATCTAAATTTCTTGGTACTATTCCGTTCAAATgcttacctataataatagtatattctatcttttgataaaataaaatacgtattacCAGTGTAAAATGTATCACGAATTTCatgatactttaaaattttgtaacaCGATACtagatacaaaatacaatatgttattgaataatttacacacgttttattttattatacaactatgCATGCAtggagtataataaattattaatgtaaaattgcattaaaaaaaaatatttaattaatatatcaatacaaatattacaataatgggTACCTAAGTaccaatattaattgttaataaccCTGGgctatttttaagatattttagatGACTGAGCTTGTACTTACCTATTTCCAGTTATACCTAAAAAGGCAGGTACTTACAGTCAAACatgaaattaatcataatatatttcttattataatgtattttataataatttcacttgAAATTACTGACTAAATGGTgtccctaaaaaaaaataaacatgcaAATGCAACAAGTTCTGTGCACTAGTAATGaccttgtaatttgtatagtataataatatgttagaacgtatgttaaaataaacggTATGTGATACACTATTTATTAACGTACTAGGcttggtattaattattataatcggtaGACGGTTTTATACTGCGCGGTAGCTACTGttggtacaaaatatatggtaGGACCAACAAATGATTCGCTGTAGAGCAGTAAGTCAGTTAGTACTGACTTGTGTAAGTAAATATCaatacgaataaaattaaaattataatcagtaATTACCAATAACAGATTGTCGAGTGTCGATCTGAAAAgcacaacaatattaaaatgaattcaaattgGGACTCGTGATTCTATAGGATAAAACTTCTAACCACGTAaagagtaataatttattaggtgTATAAGAAAATTGGTGGTCCTGAAAAGGACCGTTTTTAGGGAGTTGCAAATTGGATCAATTTACTTCTTCTTGGGAGCTACTGTTTTCTTGGTTGGAGTCTTTTTCGCTTTGGGTTTGACAACGCCAGCAGGTTTTTTCGCTTTGGCCGGGGATTTCTTCGGTTTGGTAGCAGCTTTCTTAGGTTTAGCAGCGATGGCAGCCTTCTTGGTTTTTTTAGCCGCCGGCTCGCCGGAAGCTGGTTTCACTTTCTTGGCAGACGTCGACTTCCTCTTCACGGCACCAGGGGCTTTGACTTTTTTAACGACCGGCTTTTTCTTCTTGGCTACAGCTGTCTTTTTTGGTTTAACCTCGGCAACCGGCAGTTTGAAATGTCCAGAAGCACCGGTGCCTTTAGTCTGAACAACGGTACCGTTGGCGACGGCGGCTTTCAAAAACTTCCTGATGAACGGCGCCAGCTTGGCGGGATCGACTTTGTAGTTGGCAGCCAGGTATTTCTTGATAGCCGGTAAAGAAGAACCTTTCTTCTCCTTGAGTTCTTTGATGGCAGACTTCACCATCACGGAGGTGGTCGGATGAGACGCAACGGGCTTCTTTGCCTTGGAAGCGGCAGCAGTCTTCTTCTTGGCCGGAGACTTTTTCGAGGCTGGCGAAGCAGTGACTGGTGCCGGAGCGGCGAGAACGACAGTTTCTGTCATGGTAGTGTTGTTGATATCGAATGTACAAGAGTAACTCGAAATAAAACTGTTGAATGTATCACTCAACGAGACGGTTTGTAAACATATACACTGTACCGTACCGACTAGTAAACCGTCGTGATTCGCGTCATCGATATGGCTGCGGTTGTGCAAACATTTTTCGCGATTTCTCGGCGaaaaatagttgtaaaaaTCTGATTTCGATTTTTTCTAAAAGCCAACTAAATTCCAAAAGATCTCATATAGCTATCCCGACGATATCTGGTAACACAAAACCACCACGGATCGTTATTCTCACGCTTCCAACCGGGTTTTCGTAGTCCATGTTTAATGGTATACCGTATGACCGaaaccaattttaaatttacaaaaactttTTAGACAGATTCTATACGAGTTTCTCAAGCCCCGAGTGCTTGCCGTTTTCAAATCGAACGATATGTCGATGAACAGTGGCTTTTCAAAATTGACGGTTTTAGGTTACTGTTACGGCATGGCGTCATTAACGTTTATACCATTGACATGTTTACATCACGGACTTTACCAATAAATCTAATCTTAATGGTACCTATTcacgttaaatatttttttttaataatcatagtaTTTTACCGTTAAGAGATTTTGGTCGAAActcgattttaaataaacaaaatttaacttatttatacgTCATCATCGGTGATCTCGTATATGATACTTTGTCGTGTTTGTACGCGTAGTAAACCCACGCCACGCTTACACTACTATACaccattacctatatttttctgCGATTTTTTAGCATTTAACGTCTTTTTGCCCCGAACCTCGACGATGTCATactgtttttatacaaatagagtattttgttatttattttttaagaatgcaATAATTGATAGTACAAAACGTCGCCGAAACCCCCGGGGAACCTAAAACACCATCTAAAGCGGgccaatttcaaaatataacgtaacattttaatagttgtaCTATTAATAGTGAAAGAACCGAAGAATTTCctacaatgataaattttagtCTTTTGTTGATCCATCGCCTAAAATCATCTGTACCCTGTATTCGTCTAGCCGCGAGAttcggtatattattattgtattatgtaataggtataatatgggtatgaatatgttgtttatttttaattaaacgtaGGTATCGGACCtatcgaaatattttattatacatttgaattttttctatCATATTAAAGTGATTATTGAAGTAGGTCTCTAGGTAATTACGTAATCTTTTGTATAACATAGGAACAAAGtgagtattattgtaatgttgtatacataacaaaaatatattatttcatatacggAGCGGGAATCAACAAATGCCgattcaacaaaaattaattattgaattgtcGACGGCGACAAGAACTGAGCGATCGGGCGCAGTCGTGGTGTGTTACGGCACACattaactgttttattttaatatctttaattatttcgttgtactattatatatttattttatttcgattaatataactatatgtttatattctcATATCGAGGTACGCACCAAAGCGTTTGTAGCGAGTAAACACTTTAGTAGAAAAGTAGCAAGAcactataatactttatttgtcTTCCAGTACTCGTTATCGTGGTCAGTCGAAAAACAGTACGATTTTGTCCAGGTTAAAGAGATCTCACTCTCAAACATCCAGTACTCGTGATCGTGGTCAGTTGTTTGAGAGTAAAGCAACCTTAGAGTTATAACGTATAAACCCTGCGAGGTCTTATCAAATTGTCCTTTGCGCAGTACTCGTTGTCGTGGTCACCAAAGGATTGTTGAGTAAGCCTTTACCGCAGGTATCGATACTACTTGCTTGACGGTTTGGGAATCGGATACCgagatacctaatatatacgTTAAACCATCGCGTGACGTATACGACAGTATTTTACaggttaaaacttttaaaaataggcacttcttaataattatatttttaacagtgataaaaaaataacaaaatcactacctctatacttatataaattataatgtatttgtaattaaatattattaattaacggCACTGCacgcatttaaaatgtttttattaaaaaacattttcattgtCTCTTGTGTTCTATAgtaagtgtaatatttttttacctattccgtggattttttccattattcaTCAAAAAGTTACATAcaacaatgtttattattatcaaactggtaataacttattaaaaaatatgtaaattaaattatatattttgttattcaattataattcactatttaatataatatatcgacggttgtttatagaaaataataattttgtgcaaattatgtttttgattcCCTGACCCAATGTAAGTACTGTTAAgtgttatgtattaaatgaCTTGAAGATGAGAAAGGGTCGACTTAAATGTAGTGTCACGACTCACGAGTAGTGATGAGCATAATCGAGTAACTCGACTGTTGAGAATAATCAAGATATctggattattaaaataataatcaattatgtaAACGAGTGATTTTTATTCGAATTATATAGTAACTCGGAATTCGACCACCTACTCGGGTTCACATCACTCGAGGTACCTTActtgaaacatttattttagaatccTGTTAGGTTACAATACGTAATAACGTATACACTATTGAatgaataatagttattagtaattgactttttaaaatttataaatgactattatattgttataattgtttatatgtgtaagataattttaatgtttcttattatgcataataatttgctaggttaaagtaaaaataaaaaaatgaaatgatatgtataataaattaatttaaatcgaataaaaattatttcaaagatgtctataaaacaatacgtaaatatagttatatatattccaTCATTagatagattatttaatattcgatCATTTTAAACGAGTGATGAGTATAACACgattatgaaaatgttttgattattaGTGACtaagtctaaatattttattgtaaattagtataaattatgtcaaaAGGAGTACGGGGGGAATGGAAATAGATGGTTTAATAAGTAATGTCGGTGTGGTGGCCCTGAAAAGGGCCGTTTTAAAGTGGTATATGAGCATCAAAAGACGATTAAGCGCGTTCACCGCGGATACGACGAGCCAGTTGGATGTCCTTTGGCATGATCGTGACACGTTTGGCGTGGATGGCGCACAAGTTGGTGTCTTCGAACAAACCGACCAAATAGGCTTCGCTGGCTTCCTGCAATGCCATGACGGCGGAGCTCTGGAAACGCAAGTCGGTCTTGAAGTCCTGTGCGATTTCACGCACCAGACGTTGGAACGGCAATTTGCGGATCAACAATTCCGTGCTCTTTTGGTAACGACGGATTTCACGAAGAGCCACTGTACCCGGACGGTAACGATGTGGCTTTTTCACTCCTCCGGTGGCGGGTGCGCTCTTACGGGCGGCTTTGGTGGCCAACTGCTTCCTGGGAGCCTTTCCTCCGGTAGATTTGCGGGCGGTTTGCTTGGTACGAGCCATTGTTAGAATT includes the following:
- the LOC113555098 gene encoding histone H1A, sperm-like, with the translated sequence MTETVVLAAPAPVTASPASKKSPAKKKTAAASKAKKPVASHPTTSVMVKSAIKELKEKKGSSLPAIKKYLAANYKVDPAKLAPFIRKFLKAAVANGTVVQTKGTGASGHFKLPVAEVKPKKTAVAKKKKPVVKKVKAPGAVKRKSTSAKKVKPASGEPAAKKTKKAAIAAKPKKAATKPKKSPAKAKKPAGVVKPKAKKTPTKKTVAPKKK
- the LOC113555104 gene encoding histone H3, with the protein product MARTKQTARKSTGGKAPRKQLATKAARKSAPATGGVKKPHRYRPGTVALREIRRYQKSTELLIRKLPFQRLVREIAQDFKTDLRFQSSAVMALQEASEAYLVGLFEDTNLCAIHAKRVTIMPKDIQLARRIRGERA